From the genome of Phytohabitans rumicis, one region includes:
- a CDS encoding Mth938-like domain-containing protein produces MSGEAIRSPRILSISWGRMDVEDLRVGKDFMLYPGGGRHWDWSETGTRHSPGIQPDDVEELLTHGATTVVLSRGMQLQLKVDPRTLKLMDERRVTVHVAETTEAVQIYNSLAVSGAAVAGLFHSTC; encoded by the coding sequence GTGTCTGGCGAAGCAATCCGGTCACCGCGGATCCTGTCGATCTCGTGGGGTCGCATGGACGTCGAAGACCTTCGAGTGGGCAAGGACTTCATGCTCTACCCCGGCGGTGGCCGCCATTGGGACTGGTCCGAGACCGGCACCCGCCACAGCCCAGGCATTCAGCCCGACGATGTCGAAGAACTCCTCACTCACGGCGCCACGACCGTCGTACTGTCGCGTGGCATGCAGCTGCAACTCAAGGTCGACCCGCGCACCCTCAAACTCATGGACGAGCGCCGGGTCACTGTCCACGTGGCCGAGACCACCGAGGCCGTCCAGATCTACAACAGCCTTGCAGTCAGTGGCGCCGCCGTCGCAGGGCTGTTCCACTCGACCTGCTAA